The following are from one region of the Microbacterium paraoxydans genome:
- a CDS encoding ABC transporter permease, with amino-acid sequence MSGATPGAGDVTKGLPPEQLPPSTGLAEEVPPPPRGNVVLKEILRGSAVTTILAIVLALIVGGILIAFTNEDVQKASGYFFAKPSDTFVAAWNAVYNGYEALFRGAIFNARGADFAAQIRPLTNTLGFAAPLIAAGLGVALAFRVGLFNIGARGQMLVGVAVAALLTFNLDLPIWFHLPVTLLAGIAGGALWGGIAGLIKARTGAHEVILTIMLNYIAYYLLLWMIRTPGLLQKPGTNQALGSATPESAQFPTLLGPQFPLLDLGFVIVVIATVFVWWLIERSSLGMRMRAVGENPHAARAAGISVKRVYVYAMLFAGALAGLAGMNQLQGAVTTGVTETIDAGIGFDAITVALLGRSRAWGTFAAGILFGALKAGSFSMQAQDIPVDIVLVVQSLVVLFIAAPPLLRTVFFLPKSDAEKAAKARAKAAKKAVTA; translated from the coding sequence GTGAGCGGCGCGACACCCGGTGCAGGAGACGTCACGAAGGGTCTGCCTCCCGAGCAGCTCCCGCCCAGCACGGGGCTCGCGGAGGAGGTGCCCCCGCCCCCGCGCGGCAACGTCGTCCTCAAGGAGATCCTCCGCGGCAGCGCCGTCACGACGATCCTGGCGATCGTCCTCGCGCTCATCGTCGGCGGCATCCTCATCGCGTTCACCAACGAAGACGTGCAGAAGGCCTCCGGGTACTTCTTCGCCAAGCCGAGCGACACGTTCGTCGCGGCCTGGAACGCGGTCTACAACGGCTACGAGGCGCTGTTCCGCGGAGCGATCTTCAACGCCCGCGGCGCCGACTTCGCCGCGCAGATCCGTCCGCTGACGAACACGCTGGGCTTCGCGGCTCCGCTGATCGCCGCCGGTCTGGGCGTCGCGCTCGCCTTCCGCGTCGGTCTGTTCAACATCGGCGCCCGGGGTCAGATGCTTGTCGGCGTCGCGGTCGCGGCCCTGCTGACCTTCAACCTCGACCTGCCGATCTGGTTCCACCTCCCCGTCACGCTGCTGGCCGGTATCGCCGGCGGGGCGCTCTGGGGCGGCATCGCGGGTCTCATCAAGGCACGCACGGGCGCGCACGAGGTGATCCTCACGATCATGCTCAACTACATCGCGTACTACCTGCTGCTGTGGATGATCCGCACGCCCGGGCTCCTGCAGAAGCCGGGGACCAACCAGGCGCTCGGCTCGGCCACGCCGGAGAGCGCGCAGTTCCCGACCCTGCTCGGCCCGCAGTTCCCGCTGCTCGACCTCGGCTTCGTCATCGTGGTCATCGCGACGGTGTTCGTGTGGTGGCTCATCGAGCGCTCCTCGCTGGGTATGCGCATGCGCGCGGTCGGGGAGAACCCGCACGCCGCTCGCGCCGCGGGCATCAGCGTCAAGCGCGTCTACGTCTACGCGATGCTCTTCGCGGGTGCCCTCGCCGGCCTCGCCGGGATGAACCAGCTCCAGGGCGCCGTCACCACCGGCGTCACCGAGACCATCGACGCCGGCATCGGCTTCGACGCCATCACGGTCGCCCTCCTCGGGCGCAGCCGCGCGTGGGGGACCTTCGCAGCCGGAATCCTGTTCGGTGCCCTCAAGGCGGGCTCGTTCTCCATGCAGGCGCAGGACATCCCCGTCGACATCGTGCTCGTCGTGCAGTCGCTCGTCGTGCTGTTCATCGCCGCCCCGCCGCTGCTGCGCACGGTGTTCTTCCTCCCCAAGTCCGACGCAGAGAAGGCGGCCAAGGCGAGAGCCAAGGCCGCGAAGAAGGCGGTGACGGCATGA
- a CDS encoding ABC transporter ATP-binding protein, protein MKLELRGITKRFGSLVANDHIDLVVEPGQIHALLGENGAGKSTLMNVLYGLYQADEGEILLDDVVQHFRGPGDAMAAGIGMVHQHFMLVPVFTVAENVMLGHEQTKGLGTLDIAKAREHVRAVAARFGFDIDPDAVVGDLPVGVQQRVEIIKALSRDAKVLVFDEPTAVLTPQETDELMAIMRQLRDEGTAIVFITHKLREVREVADRITIVRLGRVVGEASPTATNAELASLMVGRAVELTVHKEAPRLGEGGLEVRNLRVLTASGAIVVDDVDFTVRPGEVLAVAGVQGNGQTELVEAIVGLAARVEGDIILDGTELVGKSVRGILDAGVGFVPEDRTEDGLVAGFSVAENLILDRSDDPAFSRAGTLRRGALEDFAKERIAEYDIRTQGPDTPAGTLSGGNQQKVVIAREMSRELRLFVAAQPTRGVDVGSIEFIHKRIIETRDAGIPVIVVSTELDEVAALADRIAVMYRGTIVGIVPGDTPRETLGLMMAGAADAEVTA, encoded by the coding sequence ATGAAGCTCGAACTTCGCGGCATCACCAAGCGATTCGGCAGCCTCGTGGCGAACGACCACATCGATCTCGTGGTCGAACCCGGTCAGATCCACGCTCTCCTCGGCGAGAACGGCGCAGGCAAGTCGACGCTGATGAACGTGCTCTACGGCCTGTATCAGGCCGACGAGGGCGAGATCCTCCTCGACGACGTCGTGCAGCACTTCCGCGGCCCGGGCGACGCGATGGCCGCCGGCATCGGCATGGTGCACCAGCACTTCATGCTCGTGCCGGTGTTCACGGTGGCCGAGAACGTCATGCTCGGTCACGAGCAGACCAAGGGCCTCGGCACGCTGGACATCGCGAAGGCCCGCGAGCACGTGCGCGCGGTCGCCGCACGGTTCGGGTTCGACATCGATCCGGACGCCGTCGTCGGCGACTTGCCGGTGGGTGTGCAGCAGCGCGTCGAGATCATCAAGGCGCTGTCCCGCGACGCCAAGGTTCTCGTCTTCGACGAGCCGACCGCCGTGCTGACGCCGCAGGAGACCGACGAGCTCATGGCCATCATGCGCCAGCTCCGGGACGAGGGCACCGCGATCGTCTTCATCACGCACAAGCTGCGCGAGGTGCGCGAGGTCGCCGACCGCATCACGATCGTCCGGCTCGGTCGGGTGGTGGGGGAGGCCTCGCCGACCGCCACCAACGCCGAACTGGCATCGCTGATGGTCGGCCGCGCGGTCGAGCTGACCGTGCACAAGGAGGCTCCGCGGCTGGGCGAGGGCGGCCTGGAGGTCCGCAACCTCCGCGTGCTCACCGCCTCCGGAGCCATCGTCGTCGACGACGTCGACTTCACCGTGCGACCCGGCGAGGTCCTCGCCGTCGCCGGTGTGCAGGGCAACGGCCAGACCGAGCTCGTCGAGGCCATCGTCGGCCTCGCCGCACGCGTCGAGGGGGACATCATCCTCGACGGCACCGAGCTCGTGGGCAAGAGCGTCCGCGGCATCCTCGACGCCGGTGTCGGGTTCGTCCCGGAGGACCGCACCGAGGACGGCCTCGTCGCCGGATTCTCGGTCGCCGAGAACCTCATCCTCGACCGCTCAGACGATCCCGCGTTCAGCCGGGCCGGGACGCTGCGCCGCGGCGCCCTGGAGGACTTCGCCAAGGAGCGCATCGCGGAGTACGACATCCGCACGCAGGGCCCGGACACCCCCGCGGGCACCCTCTCCGGAGGCAACCAGCAGAAGGTCGTGATCGCGCGCGAGATGAGCCGCGAACTGCGGCTCTTCGTCGCCGCGCAGCCGACCCGCGGGGTGGACGTGGGCTCGATCGAGTTCATCCACAAGCGCATCATCGAGACGCGGGACGCGGGCATCCCCGTGATCGTCGTCTCGACCGAGCTCGACGAGGTCGCCGCCCTCGCCGACCGGATCGCGGTCATGTACCGCGGCACCATCGTCGGCATCGTCCCCGGTGACACGCCCCGGGAGACACTCGGACTCATGATGGCCGGAGCGGCCGATGCGGAGGTGACCGCGTGA
- a CDS encoding BMP family lipoprotein: protein MTISTTKKLLGATVAAGVVFALAGCGQAPTDESEGGSAPVDSDFKPCLISDAGGWNDKSFNQSAKEGMDSAADELGIKPLEFESANDNDYAPNLETAVSEGCSLIVSVGFKLSAATVESALANPDIDYAIIDDWADNDFDGTTDAPNIKPLVFDTAQAAYLGGYAAAAWSAEAGVNKVGTFGGMQIPSVAVFMDGYQLGVEKYNEDKSADVQVFGWDAATQKGSFTGGFDANDTAKQTAQGVLDQGVDVILPVGGPVYQSAAAAINDSGKDTLMLGVDSDLAVADPSVADITLVSIMKAIDVAVRDATLAAAAGEFDPEPYIGTLENEGVKLSGFGDFEADLPEGLTDELSALQEQIISGDITVESENSPTR from the coding sequence GTGACCATCTCCACCACCAAGAAGCTGCTCGGCGCGACGGTCGCCGCCGGTGTCGTCTTCGCTCTTGCCGGCTGCGGTCAGGCGCCGACCGACGAGTCCGAGGGCGGATCCGCCCCCGTCGACTCCGACTTCAAGCCCTGCCTCATCTCCGACGCCGGCGGCTGGAACGACAAATCGTTCAACCAGTCGGCCAAGGAGGGCATGGACAGCGCCGCCGACGAGCTCGGCATCAAGCCGCTGGAGTTCGAGTCCGCGAACGACAACGACTACGCGCCGAACCTCGAGACCGCCGTCTCCGAGGGCTGCTCGCTCATCGTCTCGGTCGGCTTCAAGCTGTCCGCCGCCACGGTCGAGTCCGCGCTCGCGAACCCCGACATCGACTACGCGATCATCGACGACTGGGCCGACAACGACTTCGACGGCACCACCGACGCGCCGAACATCAAGCCCCTCGTCTTCGACACCGCCCAGGCCGCCTACCTCGGTGGCTACGCGGCGGCCGCCTGGTCCGCTGAGGCCGGCGTGAACAAGGTCGGCACCTTCGGCGGCATGCAGATCCCGTCGGTCGCGGTCTTCATGGACGGCTACCAGCTCGGCGTCGAGAAGTACAACGAGGACAAGTCGGCCGACGTCCAGGTCTTCGGTTGGGACGCCGCCACCCAGAAGGGCTCCTTCACGGGCGGCTTCGACGCCAACGACACCGCCAAGCAGACCGCCCAGGGCGTGCTCGACCAGGGTGTCGACGTCATCCTCCCCGTCGGCGGCCCGGTCTACCAGAGCGCCGCAGCGGCGATCAACGACAGCGGCAAGGACACGCTGATGCTCGGTGTCGACAGCGACCTCGCCGTCGCCGACCCCAGCGTCGCCGACATCACGCTCGTCTCGATCATGAAGGCCATCGACGTGGCCGTCCGCGACGCGACGCTCGCGGCCGCCGCCGGCGAGTTCGACCCGGAGCCCTACATCGGCACGCTCGAGAACGAGGGCGTCAAGCTGTCCGGCTTCGGCGACTTCGAGGCGGACCTGCCCGAGGGCCTGACGGACGAGCTGTCCGCTCTGCAGGAGCAGATCATCTCCGGTGACATCACGGTGGAGTCCGAGAACTCTCCCACCCGCTGA
- a CDS encoding mannose-1-phosphate guanylyltransferase, producing the protein MSEPIEDFYAVIPAGGIGSRLWPLSRADAPKFLHDLTGSGHSLLRDTWDRLEPLAGPDRIAVVTGRAHRAAVEAELPGIADLNVFLESEPRESAAAIGLAAAVLHRRNPDVIIGSFSADHVIRGTRVFEFAVRDAVEVAREGYICTIGIAPTEPAVGFGYIKKGPELVVERAREAALVESFVEKPDLETAKAYLAERTYLWNAGMFIAKASVLLDELAANEPALHAGLLELAEAWDDRELRGPAVDRIWPRLKKIAIDYAVAEPAARRGRLAVVPGHFDWDDVGDFASLTKLITNGRKNDLAVLGPRARVLTDAASGILVSQTTRVISLVGVQDIVVVDTPDALLVTTVENAQRVKGVVESLKLNGQGDVL; encoded by the coding sequence ATGAGCGAGCCGATCGAAGACTTCTACGCGGTCATCCCTGCCGGCGGCATCGGCAGTCGGCTGTGGCCGCTGTCCCGGGCGGACGCCCCGAAGTTCCTGCACGACCTCACCGGGTCCGGGCATTCGCTGCTGCGCGACACGTGGGACCGTCTGGAGCCGCTCGCCGGTCCGGACCGGATCGCCGTGGTCACCGGGCGTGCGCACCGAGCGGCGGTGGAGGCGGAGCTGCCGGGCATCGCCGACCTCAACGTCTTCCTGGAATCCGAGCCCCGCGAGTCCGCGGCGGCGATCGGGTTGGCGGCGGCCGTGCTGCACCGGCGCAACCCGGACGTGATCATCGGCTCGTTCAGTGCCGACCACGTCATCCGGGGCACGCGGGTCTTCGAGTTCGCCGTCCGCGACGCGGTCGAGGTGGCGAGGGAGGGCTACATCTGCACGATCGGCATCGCGCCGACCGAGCCGGCGGTCGGCTTCGGCTACATCAAGAAGGGGCCGGAGCTGGTCGTCGAGCGCGCCAGGGAGGCGGCCCTCGTCGAGAGCTTCGTCGAGAAGCCGGATCTGGAGACAGCCAAGGCCTACCTCGCCGAGCGCACCTACCTGTGGAACGCGGGCATGTTCATCGCGAAGGCGAGCGTCCTGCTGGACGAGCTCGCCGCCAACGAGCCCGCGCTGCACGCCGGTCTGCTCGAACTCGCCGAGGCCTGGGACGACCGGGAGCTCCGCGGGCCCGCCGTCGACCGCATCTGGCCGCGGCTGAAGAAGATCGCGATCGACTACGCCGTCGCGGAGCCGGCGGCGCGGCGGGGGCGCCTCGCCGTGGTCCCCGGGCACTTCGACTGGGACGACGTGGGGGACTTCGCGTCGCTGACGAAGCTCATCACGAACGGCCGCAAGAACGACCTCGCCGTCCTCGGGCCCCGTGCCCGGGTACTCACCGACGCGGCCAGCGGCATCCTCGTCAGCCAGACCACGCGCGTGATCAGCCTCGTCGGCGTGCAGGACATCGTCGTGGTCGACACCCCCGACGCTCTCCTGGTCACGACGGTCGAGAACGCGCAGCGGGTGAAGGGCGTGGTGGAGTCGTTGAAACTCAACGGACAGGGCGACGTGCTCTGA
- the sdhC gene encoding succinate dehydrogenase, cytochrome b556 subunit produces MSTSARLTPSISETTSKTPRGTLYRGREGMWSWVLHRITGVAIFFFLLVHVLDTALIRVSPEAYDAVIGTYKNPVMAIGEVVLVAGIVFHAMNGLRIIAVDFWSKGAKYQRELFWGVLLVWGIIMAGFVPRHLMLAFAGFGGGH; encoded by the coding sequence GTGTCCACAAGCGCTCGCTTGACACCGTCGATTTCGGAAACCACGTCCAAGACCCCCCGCGGCACCCTCTACCGGGGTCGCGAAGGCATGTGGTCGTGGGTGCTTCACCGCATCACCGGAGTCGCCATCTTCTTCTTCCTGTTGGTGCACGTGCTCGACACGGCGCTGATCAGGGTGTCGCCGGAGGCGTACGACGCGGTCATCGGCACATACAAGAACCCGGTCATGGCGATCGGTGAGGTCGTGCTCGTGGCGGGCATCGTGTTCCACGCCATGAACGGCCTGCGCATCATCGCCGTCGACTTCTGGTCGAAGGGCGCCAAGTACCAGCGCGAGCTCTTCTGGGGCGTGCTGCTCGTGTGGGGCATCATCATGGCCGGCTTCGTGCCGCGCCACCTGATGCTCGCGTTCGCCGGCTTCGGAGGAGGACACTGA
- a CDS encoding succinate dehydrogenase hydrophobic membrane anchor subunit has protein sequence MTAQTVAAPARRQRGINLEKWGWVFMRVSGVVLVVLIFGHLFVNLMVGEGIHALDFAFIAGKFATPFWQWWDVLMLWLALIHGANGMRTIVNDYVTNPTARKALVWALGLAAGLLILLGTLVVFTFDPCLGVTESSTLWETCQAQG, from the coding sequence ATGACCGCCCAGACCGTCGCCGCCCCCGCCCGCCGCCAGCGCGGGATCAACCTCGAGAAGTGGGGCTGGGTCTTCATGCGCGTCTCGGGCGTCGTGCTCGTCGTGCTGATCTTCGGCCACCTCTTCGTCAACCTCATGGTCGGCGAAGGCATCCACGCCCTCGACTTCGCCTTCATCGCCGGCAAGTTCGCCACGCCGTTCTGGCAGTGGTGGGACGTGCTGATGCTCTGGCTCGCGCTCATCCACGGTGCCAACGGCATGCGGACGATCGTGAACGACTACGTGACCAACCCCACCGCGCGCAAGGCGCTCGTCTGGGCCCTCGGCCTGGCCGCGGGCCTGCTCATCCTCCTCGGCACCCTGGTCGTCTTCACGTTCGACCCGTGCCTGGGTGTGACCGAGTCGAGCACGCTGTGGGAGACCTGCCAGGCGCAGGGCTAG
- the sdhA gene encoding succinate dehydrogenase flavoprotein subunit, giving the protein MTTQTQDSVVRDGVHYHQFDIVIVGAGGAGMRAAIEAGPGAKTAVISKLYPTRSHTGAAQGGMAAALANVEEDSWEWHTFDTVKGGDYLVDQDAAEILAKEAIDAVIDLENMGLPFNRTPEGKIDQRRFGGHTAEHGKTPVRRACYAADRTGHMILQTLFQNCVKLGINFFNEFYVLDLITVKDAAGATQIAGVVAYDLATGELHVFQSKAVIFATGGFGKIFKTTSNAHTLTGDGVGIVWRKGLPLEDLEFFQFHPTGLAGLGILLTEGARGEGAILRNASGERFMERYAPTIKDLAPRDIVARCMVQEVAEGRGAGPHKDYVLLDCTHLGAEVLETKLPDITEFARTYLGVDPVVEPVPVMPTAHYAMGGIPTNNNGEVLADNDTVVPGLYAAGECACVSVHGANRLGTNSLLDINVFGKRSGRNAVEYVKTAEFVPLPENPAAFVSDMLEGLRNNQGTERIAVLRKTLQDEMDKGAQVFRTHESLQHVLGVIAELRERYKNVHVDDKGHRFNTDLLEAVELGFLLDIAEVVVYAAQNREESRGGHMRDDFPKRDDENYMKHTMAYLTGDPHSSDPSDHIKLDWKPVVFTKNDKGELNYPPMERKY; this is encoded by the coding sequence GTGACTACCCAGACGCAGGATTCCGTCGTCCGTGACGGCGTGCACTACCACCAGTTCGACATCGTCATCGTGGGCGCCGGCGGCGCCGGCATGCGGGCGGCCATCGAGGCCGGCCCCGGCGCGAAGACGGCCGTGATCTCCAAGCTGTACCCGACGCGCTCGCACACCGGTGCCGCGCAGGGCGGTATGGCGGCGGCCCTCGCGAACGTCGAGGAGGACTCCTGGGAGTGGCACACCTTCGACACCGTGAAGGGCGGCGACTACCTCGTCGACCAGGACGCGGCGGAGATCCTCGCGAAGGAGGCCATCGACGCGGTCATCGACCTCGAGAACATGGGTCTCCCCTTCAACCGCACCCCCGAGGGCAAGATCGACCAGCGTCGCTTCGGCGGTCACACGGCCGAGCACGGCAAGACCCCGGTCCGCCGCGCCTGCTACGCCGCCGACCGCACCGGTCACATGATCCTGCAGACGCTGTTCCAGAACTGCGTCAAGCTCGGCATCAACTTCTTCAACGAGTTCTACGTGCTCGACCTCATCACCGTGAAGGACGCGGCGGGCGCGACCCAGATCGCCGGCGTGGTGGCCTACGACCTCGCCACGGGCGAGCTGCACGTCTTCCAGTCCAAGGCCGTGATCTTCGCGACCGGCGGTTTCGGCAAGATCTTCAAGACGACCTCCAACGCGCACACCCTCACGGGCGACGGCGTCGGCATCGTCTGGCGCAAGGGCCTCCCCCTCGAGGACCTCGAGTTCTTCCAGTTCCACCCGACCGGCCTCGCCGGCCTCGGAATCCTCCTCACCGAGGGCGCCCGCGGCGAGGGTGCGATCCTGCGCAACGCCTCGGGTGAGCGCTTCATGGAGCGGTACGCCCCCACCATCAAGGACCTGGCGCCCCGAGACATCGTCGCGCGCTGCATGGTCCAGGAGGTCGCGGAGGGCCGCGGCGCCGGTCCCCACAAGGACTACGTGCTGCTGGACTGCACGCACCTGGGCGCCGAGGTGCTGGAGACCAAGCTCCCCGACATCACCGAGTTCGCCCGCACCTACCTGGGCGTCGACCCGGTCGTCGAGCCGGTGCCCGTCATGCCGACCGCGCACTACGCCATGGGCGGCATCCCCACGAACAACAACGGCGAGGTGCTCGCGGACAACGACACCGTCGTCCCCGGCCTCTACGCCGCCGGCGAGTGCGCCTGCGTCTCGGTGCACGGCGCCAACCGCCTCGGCACGAACTCGCTGCTCGACATCAACGTGTTCGGCAAGCGGTCCGGCCGCAACGCCGTCGAGTACGTCAAGACGGCCGAGTTCGTCCCGCTGCCGGAGAACCCCGCCGCCTTCGTCTCCGACATGCTCGAGGGCCTGCGCAACAACCAGGGCACCGAGCGGATCGCGGTCCTCCGCAAGACGCTGCAGGACGAGATGGACAAGGGCGCGCAGGTCTTCCGCACGCACGAGTCGCTGCAGCACGTCCTCGGCGTGATCGCGGAGCTCCGCGAGCGCTACAAGAACGTGCACGTCGACGACAAGGGCCACCGGTTCAACACCGACCTGCTCGAGGCCGTCGAACTGGGCTTCCTGCTCGACATCGCCGAGGTCGTCGTCTACGCCGCGCAGAACCGCGAGGAGAGCCGCGGCGGCCACATGCGCGACGACTTCCCGAAGCGCGACGACGAGAACTACATGAAGCACACCATGGCGTACCTCACGGGCGACCCGCACTCCTCCGACCCGAGCGACCACATCAAGCTCGACTGGAAGCCGGTCGTCTTCACCAAGAACGACAAGGGCGAGTTGAACTACCCGCCGATGGAGAGGAAGTACTGA